The proteins below are encoded in one region of Micromonospora pisi:
- a CDS encoding HelD family protein: MPPEYLRLVGAEGKRQYKDLRMRRNSALDNGTAGVSEITPDGEPPTSAAEGVARRSAVAEEQEFLDLATARRDRLADHLQAELSSDALDALERARRRMLRQQYEELRRAREGLVFGRLDGLDGTVRHIGRVGLRNDGEDSEPLLVDWRAPAARPFYTATAVDPQGQARRRHIRTTGSAVVGVDDEPLDGTITAELVGEGALLAALDQRRTGRMSTAISTLQREQDDIIRAEATGPLIVQGGPGTGKTVVALHRVAYLLFAHPKMADQAVLVLGPSPRFLQYIAQVLPALGETAVVSATCDTLLAGIRVARDESRLLAEIKGRALWQPALENYVTSLLPRPRELKLRWEGEFYVITAASVAQALASAVQGRPYHRARTAFAEQLHHILAEAVVEQREALMNEMEEGFEDILARVDRGMHHDLPFGRRSTGSDIDGLLSEEEIEHLRYRIAENATIARFIEAWWPTLDAEPLLCDLLTDRTMLARFAPQLSTEEITAVSAEPALWASSDIPLLDALADLLGEVEAPQPQGEFVADHARRQRGWVYGHVVIDEAQELSAMQWQMVLRRCPSRSITAVGDIDQAEAAHRHTTWAQAVQAVFRDRWTAAELTICYRTPREVMDLTEPVLKRAGSHNTPPRAVRSSGIAPWVLTVTPAELAGAAAQAVRQLQQRWHGGTVGVIAPADRIAELLAVLSDVSVLTAPQSKGLEWDATLLIDPQGIAAEPRGWNGLYVALTRCTQELGQLVLT; this comes from the coding sequence TTGCCACCGGAATACCTGCGGCTCGTCGGGGCCGAGGGAAAGCGCCAATACAAGGATTTGCGAATGCGCCGGAATTCTGCTCTGGACAACGGCACTGCTGGCGTCAGCGAAATAACACCAGACGGTGAACCGCCAACCTCTGCCGCAGAGGGCGTCGCGCGGCGATCCGCGGTTGCCGAGGAACAAGAGTTTCTCGACTTGGCCACGGCCCGGCGCGACAGGCTTGCCGACCACCTACAGGCCGAGCTTTCGTCAGACGCCCTGGACGCGTTGGAACGGGCGCGGCGGCGCATGCTCCGCCAGCAGTACGAGGAGCTACGGCGAGCACGGGAAGGGCTGGTCTTCGGCCGCCTCGACGGCCTTGATGGCACCGTGCGACACATAGGCCGTGTCGGTCTCCGCAACGACGGCGAGGACAGTGAACCGCTGCTGGTGGACTGGCGCGCTCCCGCAGCTCGGCCGTTTTACACCGCGACGGCTGTCGACCCACAAGGTCAGGCGCGGCGCCGTCACATACGCACGACGGGATCGGCCGTCGTCGGCGTGGACGACGAGCCACTGGACGGGACCATAACGGCCGAACTCGTCGGTGAAGGCGCTCTACTGGCCGCCCTGGACCAGCGGCGTACCGGCCGCATGTCGACGGCGATCTCCACGCTGCAACGCGAACAGGACGACATCATCCGGGCCGAGGCGACCGGCCCGCTGATCGTTCAGGGCGGTCCCGGCACCGGCAAGACCGTGGTTGCCCTGCACCGCGTCGCCTACCTGCTGTTCGCCCACCCAAAGATGGCCGACCAAGCGGTCCTGGTCCTCGGTCCCTCGCCGCGGTTCCTCCAGTACATCGCCCAGGTGCTGCCCGCGCTCGGTGAGACCGCCGTCGTCTCGGCGACCTGCGACACTCTGCTGGCCGGGATCCGCGTGGCCCGCGACGAGAGCCGACTTCTCGCCGAAATCAAGGGCCGCGCCCTCTGGCAACCCGCGCTCGAAAACTACGTCACGTCGCTGCTCCCCCGGCCCCGTGAGCTGAAGTTGCGCTGGGAGGGCGAGTTCTACGTCATCACAGCCGCATCAGTGGCACAGGCGCTCGCCTCGGCGGTGCAGGGACGCCCGTACCACCGCGCCCGCACGGCGTTCGCCGAGCAGCTGCACCACATCCTTGCCGAAGCCGTCGTCGAGCAGCGCGAGGCGCTGATGAATGAGATGGAGGAGGGCTTTGAGGACATCCTCGCCCGCGTCGACAGGGGGATGCATCATGACCTCCCTTTCGGCAGGAGGTCCACCGGCAGTGACATCGACGGATTGCTCTCCGAGGAAGAGATAGAGCATCTTCGTTATCGTATCGCCGAAAACGCCACCATCGCCCGGTTCATCGAGGCATGGTGGCCCACCCTCGACGCCGAACCCCTACTGTGTGATCTCCTGACCGACCGCACCATGCTCGCCCGGTTCGCCCCGCAGCTGTCCACAGAGGAGATCACCGCCGTTTCGGCCGAGCCCGCACTGTGGGCATCGAGCGACATCCCGCTGCTCGACGCCCTCGCCGACCTGCTAGGCGAGGTCGAAGCCCCGCAACCACAGGGCGAGTTCGTCGCCGACCACGCTCGCCGGCAGCGCGGCTGGGTGTACGGCCACGTCGTCATCGACGAGGCGCAAGAGCTGTCCGCGATGCAGTGGCAAATGGTCCTACGGCGCTGTCCCAGTCGCTCCATCACCGCGGTCGGCGACATCGACCAGGCGGAGGCAGCACACCGGCACACCACTTGGGCACAAGCGGTGCAGGCTGTTTTCAGAGACCGCTGGACCGCTGCGGAACTGACCATCTGCTACCGGACCCCGCGTGAGGTTATGGACCTCACCGAACCCGTCTTGAAAAGAGCTGGCAGCCACAACACGCCGCCACGGGCGGTACGCTCCTCCGGCATCGCCCCCTGGGTGCTCACGGTCACGCCCGCCGAGCTTGCCGGCGCCGCCGCCCAAGCCGTGCGACAACTACAGCAACGTTGGCATGGCGGTACGGTTGGCGTCATCGCTCCCGCCGACCGCATCGCCGAACTCCTAGCCGTGCTGAGCGATGTGTCGGTGCTCACCGCGCCCCAGTCCAAGGGACTGGAATGGGACGCGACGCTACTCATTGACCCCCAGGGCATCGCCGCCGAACCACGCGGCTGGAACGGCCTCTACGTCGCGCTCACCCGATGCACCCAGGAACTCGGACAGCTGGTGCTCACGTAG
- a CDS encoding GNAT family N-acetyltransferase, with protein sequence MRLLSRIKNSPSTSTTASLPTSDSAATNPTPGQLVLRLMTEEDLPATSRAHVSLLPFGMFPSLGARFVRRWQRTFLDSRHGVGYVVIDPAVAPGAVVGFLLGTSDQTAHATALTADRRTMASLAGTGCAALCVRPRVAARLLRSRFRPWTRRLLHRPVEPAAARSFTSPQVAVITALAVHPGWRKNGIGERLVAHFLEHVRTAGARWAELQTSVGPLGAAGFYERLGWRARSQRLTPDGDVLRTYYCIPQSS encoded by the coding sequence ATGCGCTTACTCAGCAGGATCAAGAACAGTCCCAGCACCAGCACCACGGCATCGCTGCCAACCTCCGATTCTGCGGCAACCAATCCAACTCCCGGCCAACTCGTCCTGCGCCTGATGACGGAAGAAGACCTTCCAGCCACGTCCCGTGCCCACGTTTCTCTGCTTCCGTTTGGGATGTTCCCGTCACTCGGTGCCCGCTTTGTCCGTCGCTGGCAGCGCACATTCCTCGACTCGAGACACGGCGTCGGCTACGTCGTTATTGACCCGGCGGTTGCCCCGGGTGCGGTTGTCGGATTCCTGTTGGGCACCAGCGACCAGACCGCCCACGCCACCGCACTGACGGCGGACCGGCGCACGATGGCATCCCTCGCAGGCACCGGGTGCGCTGCGCTGTGTGTCCGGCCCCGCGTTGCGGCCCGCTTACTGCGATCGCGGTTCCGTCCGTGGACACGCCGATTGCTCCATCGGCCGGTGGAGCCAGCAGCGGCCAGGTCGTTCACCTCTCCGCAGGTGGCCGTCATAACCGCGCTGGCGGTGCATCCGGGTTGGCGCAAGAACGGAATCGGTGAGCGGCTGGTAGCTCATTTCCTTGAACATGTCCGGACTGCCGGCGCGAGGTGGGCCGAGTTGCAGACCTCGGTCGGGCCTTTAGGAGCAGCCGGTTTCTACGAACGGCTGGGGTGGAGAGCCAGATCCCAACGACTTACTCCCGACGGCGACGTTCTGCGCACCTATTACTGCATCCCTCAGAGCAGTTGA